One window of the Cryptomeria japonica unplaced genomic scaffold, Sugi_1.0 HiC_scaffold_551, whole genome shotgun sequence genome contains the following:
- the LOC131872289 gene encoding aspartic proteinase nepenthesin-1-like has translation MERSKLLGFVVLICFTIPTISCSSDRLFSGWPKSSSDENVKIRVNMTRRSERELGFSERLGLAVDRSKKRMKKIEALIRGQLDAETPVEVGDGEFLMSVALGTPSVSFEAIVDTGSDLIWTQCKPCKDCFSQPTPIFDPSKSPTFSTIPCGDSLCDALGSTQTGCNPDCTFMYQYGDGSFTSGDLAYETLSIGSSKVKGIAFGCGHDNEGQGFSQGGGLVGLGRGGLSLISQLGSKAENMFSYCLLPITDSSSQTSPLFFGEGASLSGGAKTLPLIKSSIIPTFWYIPITGITLNGKALDIPPGTFDLQSDGSGGMIIDSGTTVTILDQAAYSPLKEAIQSAIDLTPVDGSSTGLDLCYHTSSAHLTLPTLVFNFKGGVDYELPADNFFIQASENLLCLAMLGEPSGNPSIFGNIQQQNFHILYNNAQNTLSFKPTKCDSL, from the coding sequence atggagCGTTCAAAGCTGTTGGGTTTTGTGGTCTTGATATGCTTTACTATTCCAACGATATCATGTTCTTCGGACAGACTGTTTAGTGGTTGGCCGAAGTCTAGCAGcgatgaaaatgtaaaaataaggGTGAATATGACGCGCAGATCAGAGAGAGAGTTGGGTTTTTCTGAGAGATTGGGTTTGGCTGTGGATCGAAGTAAGAAGCGAATGAAGAAGATAGAGGCATTGATAAGAGGGCAATTAGACGCTGAAACGCCCGTTGAAGTAGGGGATGGAGAATTTCTGATGAGCGTTGCACTGGGAACGCCCTCTGTGAGCTTCGAAGCGATTGTGGACACGGGGAGCGATCTGATTTGGACTCAGTGCAAGCCTTGCAAGGACTGCTTCTCTCAGCCTACGCCAATCTTCGACCCCTCCAAGTCCCCCACATTTTCCACAATTCCCTGCGGTGATTCTCTTTGTGACGCCTTGGGGAGTACGCAAACCGGATGCAATCCAGATTGTACCTTTATGTATCAGTATGGCGATGGTTCCTTCACCAGCGGCGACCTGGCTTACGAGACATTGTCAATTGGGAGCAGCAAGGTTAAAGGCATTGcatttggatgcgggcatgacaacGAAGGACAAGGATTCTCTCAGGGTGGTGGCCTTGTGGGACTGGGAAGAGGTGGTCTCTCCCTTATCTCACAGCTGGGTTCCAAAGCAGAGAACATGTTCTCTTACTGTCTTTTGCCCATCACCGACTCTTCTTCACAAACCAGCCCCCTCTTTTTCGGCGAGGGTGCTTCCTTGAGCGGAGGAGCCAAGACTCTCCCACTCATCAAGAGCAGTATCATTCCCACTTTCTGGTACATTCCTATTACAGGAATcaccctcaatggtaaggcactagATATTCCTCCTGGAACTTTCGATCTGCAATCGGACGGCAGCGGAGGTATGATCATCGACTCCGGAACCACTGTTACCATCCTGGACCAGGCTGCCTACTCTCCTCTTAAGGAAGCAATTCAGTCCGCCATTGATCTCACTCCTGTAGACGGCTCTTCTACAGGTTTGGATCTTTGTTACCACACATCATCCGCTCACCTCACCTTGCCAACCCTCGTCTTCAACTTCAAAGGCGGCGTGGATTACGAGCTTCCGGCAGACAACTTTTTCATTCAGGCATCTGAAAATCTCTTGTGCCTGGCAATGTTGGGTGAACCATCGGGGAATCCTTCCATCTTCGGAAACATACAGCAGCAAAACTTCCATATCCTTTACAACAATGCTCAGAACACGCTCTCTTTCAAGCCCACTAAGTGTGATTCTCTTTaa